ATAGATAGGTTATGCTCGATAGATGTGTTATATATATGTGTAAGGTCCCACACTCAGATATGGGGCGTGCCGTGGGGCCGTGGGGGACAGGACTCGCCCGGAGCAGAGTGCTGAGAACAGGAGGGTCAGCGCAGCAAAACCAGGAGCTCTGTTTTTCTcgccttaaaaaaataaaagggaccAGGTGACTGAACAGTAGGTAACTAAAAGGTTTTTTATTCACATTGAACAACAAGAGCCATTCACACTAACAGCCTCTGCAAGAGGCAGCGGGGACAGGAAACCCACAACGCtttcagaaaaacaactttttttcttcttctttttctttttttgttctttttttttcctttatcctcTTGCCCCCCTCCCAAGTGCCACCCCCCCACCTTCAAAATAGAAAAATTCGGAGCCTCCGATGACTAAAGTACAATAAATAATCAGTAAACACAAAAACATACTTTATTTGTTTCTCCtttatacaaaataaagaaactaGAAGCAAAAACTATAATACATCCTCAAATTCGCGGAGCCTCCGGGAAACAACTGGGTTGGACTCGGCGTTCGCTGGAGGCAGTCAGGACGCGGCCgttggggttttggggtttttttccccgttttgctttgctgttctgCCCGGtttcctgccgctgccgccgcctgggAACCAAATCTCGGCGAGTCACTCGGCAGCGCCgggagcggagccgccgcgctccgccaGGGGGCGGCCTCggggggcgcccccccccccactgttgccccccccccccgccgctgccccccccctccATCCCCGAGCAACGGGTCCAAAGCCGCCTTCTCCTTGGGGATAAAACGGGAACAACGGAAACAGGGGcacggggggaggcggcgggggggggggctttttatTCCTGTATTCCCACCTCCCCCCTCAGCGGGGACGCGATTCGGGATGAACCGAGGCTAAGGAAGAGGATAATTAAAAAGAATGGGAATGAGCACAGGGGAGGAGGGGGTTCCTCCGCCTGGGACACACGCAGCCCCCCCTTTCCAAGCAGCCCCAAGGGGCGCAGTCACTGCCGGGGGCGGTGCGACCTGTGCCCGGGCGAGTTCAGCTTTGGTTCCGGAGATGGTGGTCCCGATGCCGGCGGAGGTTTTCTTCAGGGCCTGGCACGTCTCGTTGCCCCCAGCGCCCGATCACgcgggttgggggaaggtagcgGGAGGGGGAGGTAGTGAGGGGGGCACCGAGGTCCCGAGGACGACCCCCAGCGTCCCGGTTGCTGGGGGGGGTCTGAgccgacggggcgggcgggggcggatGCGAGGAGCGTTTTGGCATCGGCTGGCGACGGAGGGCGGCTGTGGCTTCGGAGGGTCTTCATCCGGCGAAGGTGAGGTGACGAACCGTGCCTCGGTCCGGAGGGACGCGCGGGCCGGAGGAGTCCGGGCgtgttttccccctcccctcgcacacgcgtgcacgcacgcacgcacacgcggCCAGGCCTACCACACCGCCGCCTCGCTGAGCTCCTGGCTGGGGTGCGAGAGGGCCCCGCTGTAGCCGCTATTGCTGGACATGGAGAAGGGCGGGCTGGGCCCCCCGCTGAAGACCTCCCCCGGGATGGGGTGCAGCGAGCCCGCCAGGCCCGGCTCGGGGCTGGGGGTGTCGGGGTGCGAGATCATATCCGTGTACCTTTGGTTTTCTGAGGAGTGGTGTCCGCTTAGGGGGGGCTCCAAGGGTCCCAGGGGCGTGGAGCCGGGTCCTGAGTTCTGAAGGTAGCTGGAGTCGGCCGGGGACTGGGCTTGGGAAGGCGGCCCGTGGGGGAAAAAGTCATAGTTGCCTCCCGGCCCGTAGTAGTCACCTTGGTaatctgcggggggggggggggagaagaggttGGAGCCGGTCGCCTGCgggccccccgcctcccccctctCTGCCCAGGCCTTTTCTCCCCCAGACACCCCGGCTGCGTCGTGGAGGCCAGGGCGACCCCCTTCCGAATCCCACCGTACCCCGCAACGAGCCCGCAAGTGCCAGGCgccggctgccctcccctcccggggCCCAGCGCGCCGGGCGTGCGACCTGCGCGGGGACACGGCCGCCCCTCCGAAACAACGTGCAGGCGCTCCCATCGCCAGCTGCAAACCTGCACCCGAGCAGAGGCCAGGTAACCCCCGTGTAACGACTGCAGCTGCTAATTACACTGGGGAGCTTCGGGCAGGGGGAGCCTCAGTTTTGTTCTTATTTAACAAGGGGTGGGAGcactaaaaatacatatgtatttagCAGCCTAGAAGGGAGCTGGAAACAAGTTGtggggcagccagggctgcccaggAAGCCCCTTGCCTGGGGGAGGCTTGGAAAATCGAGGTGCGTGGGGCAGTACAGGGGGCTCCAAAAAAAGCAGCATGCTCTGGAaggagctgggaggagaagggggtggcgAGAGCGCATTTCCCCCAAGCGGAGAGGCTGCCCCAAAGCGGGGCACCCCCACGGGCGGGGAGGCGGGTTGTTGCCCCagccggggctgctccggcccagctgcccgggggcggcgggggacgcGGGCTGGCACTGCGGCAGCGGCTGTGCCGGtgcggcggggctggcggggagccGCTGGAGGGGAACAAAAGGCTGCGGCTACCACTTTGTCCGGCTGGGCTCCCGCGGGGAGCAGTGGTGGCCGGTGCCGGGGGTGTTTGTGTGTACACGTGTGTTTGCACATGTATGTGTCCATGGGGaggtatatgtgtgtgcatggcGGTGAGCGTGTGCGCACAGGcggaggtgtgtgtgtgcatggacaTGGGCACGTGTATGGTGGGGTGTTTCTGTGCAGGGGTGTGAGAGTGTGTGCACGGATGTGTGCACGTATGGGGATACCTGTGTGTGCATGGAGGGGGTGTGTGTATGGATGTGTGCGCATTGGTGAGGGCTGTGCATGGAGGAGATTATGTGCCTGTATATATGCACAGATGTGTGCTCGTGTGGCGGTACGTGAGGGTATATGTGTGCATGGATATAAATGTGTGTCTGTGCGCATGGACGTGCGTGTGGTGGGATGGGTGTGCACGgaggtgagtgtgtgtgtgcatatggtGGTGTTGTGCGTGGAggtgagcgtgtgtgtgtgtgtgtgtgtgtgtgtgtgtgtacatggaCATGTGTGCACCTATGGTGGGGTGTTTATGTGCATGGATGTGAGAGTGTGTGCGTGAGCGGGCGTGTGTGCACGTGGTGGGGTGTGTGCATGGGGGAGGGTGTGTATGCACAGACGTGTGTGCCTGTGGTGGCCTGTGAGTGTATACATGTGCATGGATGTGAGTGTGTGTATAGACACGCACATATGGCTGGCTGTGTATGGAGGTGAGTGTGTGCACAGATGTGTGTGCACACAGTGATACGTGAGTGTGTATATGTACGCGGACATCCACGCGTgtgcatggatgtctgcatgtgtgtgtgcacatacatatgCTGGGATGTGTGCATGCATTAGGCAGTACGTGTGCACGGACATGAGCGTGTGCACACACAGATGCCGGTGTGTCTGTGCATGGATATAGCGGTATATGCATGGAGCTGAGTGTGTGGTGCGTGTGCATGGACGTGGCACATAGGGTAGTGTGTGCATGGAGCTGTGCGTGCATGGGGTGATGTCTacgcatgcatgtgtgtgcacgtggTAATGTGTGTGCACGGGCAGGCGTGTTTGTGCATTGACATGCACACGTGCAGCGGTGCATGCACATGTCTGTGCATGGACACGTGTGCATCTGGTGGGGCGTGCACGTGCAAGGACACGTGTGAGTGTGTGCACACGGGCATGGTCACGGGCACAGACGGTGTGTGGGCACATTGCCATGTGCAGCTTCGGCagtgtgtgcatgggtgggtgCACATATGTGTGCGTGTGGACATGTGTGTGCACTGCAcgcttgtgcatgtgtgtgcatttgtgtgtgcacaCGTTTGTGTGTGCACAGACGGCTGCACAGCTGTGTGCAGCGCTGCGTGGGCCCAGATTGATGCATGCGCAGCCGCCCCCACGTGCACGCGCGTGCTGATGTGCGCGGAACAGCTGTGCGGGTGTGTGCACAGCTGGCTGTGTGTGTGATCCGAAATGCGTGCGTGTGTACGTGTGCGCACAGACGGCTGTCGCGGGCAGGCCGGGAAACCCGGCCCGGGGCAGCTCCCCCCAGCCCAGGGGCCTCTcgggggcggcggagccggaGGCCGACCCAGGCTGCAGCCGCTCGGAGCGGAgacagggctggcagggagcgaggaagggagagggaaaggaaggggagagaacaggaaaggggaggaacaaagggaagggagaagagagagaaaaggaaaggaggagtagacggggaagggaaggggcacCCGGGGACGGTCCCTCACCTCCGTAGTACGTGTAGGGCGTCGAGCCGAGCATCTCGGACTCGTCGAGGCGGCCGCCCAAGGGGCGCATCCGCCGCGGGCTGCGGAAGAAGGCGTGCCGGCGGGCGCCCAGGGCGCTCAGCTGCTTCATCCGCCGCTCCTTGGACCTGCGGTTCTGGAACCAGACCTGCGGGCAGAGCCGGCCGTCAGCGCCCGCCTGGAGAGCGGCAGGGCAGGGGGGCCCAGGGCACAGGCGCACGGGGGCtgcgggatggagggaggggaggaccAAGGGGACAGACCaagggacccccccccaccaGCCTGGCCAAGAAACCTGCTGACGTTTGGCCCGTGACGCTGTAGGAGAGACCCGAAAGTGCTGGGGGAAGTTCTCGGGACCTTCTGGGAAGGGAAGAGTTTTGCCACCTCGGAGGGTTTTTACTGAAATTCCAGTTTCCTGGAAAGGGGCACCAGAGGGGTGAGCAGAGAGACCTTCCCAACCAGCAGCACCTTCTGCAGCCTTGTCTGCCCCtacggggggagggaggggagagggagaggacaACCGGCAGACACGGGAAGGTGAATTTTCTGTtgcaagggagggaagggaggaagcgagggaagggaggaaagaaagaagaactcTGTCTGTTTGGACTGTGATAGAAACAAACAGAACGCAGGGAGCTGAGCACCTGCCAGGATGGGGAGAGAGTTAAAAGAAAAGCTGGCCTAGGAAGGTAAAGataaaagggaagggaaaagcttGGCCATCTTTCTATGGGCTATTCCCTCATCCAGGCCACATAGCTTCAGTccacaggtttttttccccaggcCTGCTGATGGTGTCTGGATTACGTGTCCCACTCCGCACACATGCACCCCAGGGAAGGGGGTAGCTCTGGGGGAACCAGCACTTCCCAAGAGCCCAGACATTGCTCCAGGGACTTCTGttcccctctgcctctgccagggGCTGGAGCTCTCACAGCGTCGCTAACAGCAAAGCCGGAGGGTCCTCCTCTGTTAACGCTGCACATTTCTGCAGGGATTTTCTGCATGAGGGCCATGTGGTAGGAGACTGCAGGGTTGCCCGGAGGGCGGAATGGCTTCTCTCTGCTTTTGAATGGCAGAGCATCCCTCTGCCAGGCATACCCACGGCCCTTCTGGGCTGCGCAGGCTGGAGAGGATGGAGGTCAAGCTCCGGGGAAGAGCTGCAGGCAGGAAAGGGATCTGGCTGCGCATCTTCTCCTGCTGCACATGGACATGGAGTCCCTGGGCCTAGCAAGACTCGCAGTACCGGGGTTCCTGCTCAGCTCCTGGTGAAGCCACACTGGGTCTGAGCCATTAGCTTGGCTGGGGGCTGGTGGGTTTCTAGCCTGAGAAGAGCCCAGCTGGCTCATGTCTTGGGGCTGATCTTCACGTTTTTCCAGGGAGTCAAGGCACTAAAGCAAAGAGTGAGACGAGCTTCCCTATATCCCACTCTGCTCTTCCCAGCCACACGTGCAGGTATCTCCGTTAACCCACCAGGAGGTGCAGGATGGGCCCTGGGGTGACACCGGAGGAAGCGGGTAAGGTAGAGGGAGATGGTGGGGTTTGCTCAGCCCCTGCCGGTCACCTGTCCCCATTTCCCCACCTGTGGGCTGAAGGTGGTGGGACTGGCCTCAGGGTCCCAGCTCCGCTCCCTCCGGCAGCAGGGGACTGGGCAATACTGCACAGCCCTGAACAGTCTGGAGTCCCACCAGCACccgcttctccctccctccacacGTGGGTCCTTCCCTTTCTCCGCGTTGGGAGAGGGAATTGCCCCTCTCCTCCCAGAGCTCTGGCGTCACGGGAACCTCACAGCTTCCAGCAGGCCAGGTGGGTGATGTCACTGGGCCAGACCTGGGCATCATGCTGGGAGAGCCAGAAACCGGGTCTCACCCCCGGAGGATACACACTGCTGGAGAAAGCTGTGGTGGGGCAGCctgccttggggtgggggggtgagaCCAGGGAGTGGGGGCGGTGGGGATGGGGTTATTGCCCCTGTACCTGGATGACTCTCATGTTGAGCCCAGTCTCCTGGGCCAGCTGCTCCCGGATGTGCCTGGTGGGCTTGGGGGTGGCTGCGAAGGCAGCTTTGAGGGTCTCCAGTTGCTTGGCTTTAATGGTGGTACGGGGCCCCCTCCGCTTGGTGCCCGAGTTCTGCTCCTCGTTCTCGTTGTTGGTGGTCTCTTTGTCCGAGGAGGTCGAGTTGTCCGTCTCCTTGGTGTCGTCTTGCATGGGGTCCTGGAGATCCGGGGACAAACTCCTGTCTGTACATGAGGACACTGTAAAGGAGACCCAGAAAGGAAAGGGGGGGTGGATGACTTAGGAGAGAGATGAACccccctctgctctgccctccctttccccacTGCCGCCCTGGCGAGCCTGGCTGCTCTCCAGGAAAGGGGGGGAGGTGCTGGAGAGAAGCGAGGGGTGCAGATCGCCTCTGCCCCCCCATTACCCCCATAGCACCACCCGACCCCAACAGCACGCAGAGCTGCGAGCAATCGCCGCCCGCTCCAGCCAGCCGAGTGGCCTGATCCGGCGCCCGCGTCTGGAGCGGCGGCCTGGCACGGCCCCCACCGCTCTGCCCTGCCGGGTGCGCAGAGGGGCTCCATAgccagctggagggcagctggggagggggcgACCCCCCCTCACCGCAGGCCCCGGTGcgtcccctctccccccccccccgcgccttTCACACCGGGCACCGGGAGCCGCCGCTGGGAAAAACGCAACCAGTCGCTCTCGGCGTTCAGGGGGGTCCGGCCACTGCCTTGAGCCTGGCTcggcgccccctccccagcccccccaggggaccctGACGCCAGCACCCCCCAGGCCAAGCTCTACTCGCCTCGCTCACAGCAGCGGCCCCACTGACTCGCGTGGCAGGATCCGGCCCCGGGTGCTGGACGGAGAGAGAGCCCACGGAAGGGGGTGAGCGCAGGCGACGGGCATTGCTGGGACAGCACGAGTGGGCCTGATCCCGCTGTCCTGACGCAGAGACAGCTTCCAAGGAAGTCCCATGGGAGCTTTGCCTCTGGGTGGAAGGAGGCGCAGGATCaggcccgcggcgcggggcggtgcgcgctcgccgggagcgctgcggggctcggccgggcctcgggggaggggggggggcggccccggggcccccgcgctGCGGCCAGCGGCCGGGCggcaccgcgccggggccggggcagcgctgctgcCGGGAGCCGCCTCCGCCTCGGCCGCGCCCTGCCCCACGCGTGTGCCCGTCGCGCGGGGAACGCGGGGCCGCCGCGACCCGCTTCGGAGCCCTTCGCCCGACCCCTCCGGCCCCCCCCCGACCTGCGGCCCGACAccccgccgcgctgcagccgcgctcgccccggccgcggggctttCCCGGCCAAAGCGCCTCCtccgcggcccgcggcgccgggcggcagcagcggagaagcgcggagcggagcggagcggccgggcgggcgctgcgtACCTGAGTTGAGGCTGCCTTCCTTGAGGCCGGGGGAGCTCAGGTAGTCCTCCTTGCAGACGAACTTGTTCTCGTCGATGATGTACAGCTCCTCGCCCGTGGAGAGCTGCTTGTTGCAGACCATGCACGTGAAGCAGTTCAGGTGAAACACCTTGCTCCGCGCTTTGCGGACGAGGTCGCTGGGGGAGATGCCTTGCGAGCAGCCGGCGCATTTGGTACCAAACCTCCTGGAGGGGAGAGAGCGCGGAGCTGAGGGCAGGctccgccggcagcggggcccgagccgcgccgggggctgccgcggcccccccggcccccgctggctgctcCGGCCCGatcccccccggctccccgcgccgcctgcACGGCTGCGGCCGGGCCCGATCCTGCAGCGCCTCTCGCTGCTCCGGGAAACGCCGCAGAAAGCctgggcgggggtgggggggggggggtcctgccccgGTCCCCCTCGGCTGGCGGGGACGAGGAGGAGGCGAGACCTTCCTCCCGGCTACCCCGCTCGGGAGCTCCGCGGGGGAGGCTCGGGCCAGCCCGTGTTCGCGGCTCCGCGCTGGCCCCTGCGCTGCctcggagcgcggccgcggcgccgcctctCCGGGCCCAGGTGGCTGCCGACAGTTTTGCACCAAAATGGAAGGGCCAGGAGCGAGCAGGGAGTTCGGAGGATTTTCCCCTCCGCGATGTGCAGCGAAGGATTTCGTTTAAGCggaggcagcggtgcctcc
This is a stretch of genomic DNA from Dromaius novaehollandiae isolate bDroNov1 chromosome 17, bDroNov1.hap1, whole genome shotgun sequence. It encodes these proteins:
- the LHX5 gene encoding LIM/homeobox protein Lhx5 — protein: MMVHCAGCERPILDRFLLNVLDRAWHIKCVQCCECKCNLTEKCFSREGKLYCKNDFFRRFGTKCAGCSQGISPSDLVRKARSKVFHLNCFTCMVCNKQLSTGEELYIIDENKFVCKEDYLSSPGLKEGSLNSVSSCTDRSLSPDLQDPMQDDTKETDNSTSSDKETTNNENEEQNSGTKRRGPRTTIKAKQLETLKAAFAATPKPTRHIREQLAQETGLNMRVIQVWFQNRRSKERRMKQLSALGARRHAFFRSPRRMRPLGGRLDESEMLGSTPYTYYGDYQGDYYGPGGNYDFFPHGPPSQAQSPADSSYLQNSGPGSTPLGPLEPPLSGHHSSENQRYTDMISHPDTPSPEPGLAGSLHPIPGEVFSGGPSPPFSMSSNSGYSGALSHPSQELSEAAVW